The proteins below are encoded in one region of Casimicrobium huifangae:
- a CDS encoding competence protein CoiA family protein, which translates to MKAQQICGDYMVRYQHALDGYGKTVSARSIAGTETSGVRYTCLGCANDLVARVNGQQHQPHFAHKIQVECSGETYLHRLAKQVFVETYQNCLVHETPFEIVLPVDRRCAKYAPLINKHCSLGTADKAFDLTNYYREVRVEARDGSFVPDVTLVSQKNPNDKIYVEIAVTHFLSEEKAASSNRIIEIPVENESHVEHIRTAKLTTKVASFQGFAVSTDRVHDDDCKCDGENYYVFTAYLSGKAILRLMTLRSLFSEVRKDSEKIVYTNISKASDRWQEDLDWDGRRSKGRPDQSSWDAEDRGGRFVQEVKLAAARGTSVRNCFLCKYHGTSYDLSPGGGIFCKTFKKRCNSNEAASCERFRRAE; encoded by the coding sequence ATGAAAGCTCAGCAAATTTGCGGCGACTATATGGTTAGGTATCAGCACGCTCTCGACGGCTATGGCAAAACGGTGTCGGCAAGATCTATTGCTGGAACCGAAACAAGCGGGGTTCGATATACATGTCTGGGCTGCGCCAATGACTTGGTCGCACGAGTCAACGGTCAACAGCATCAACCCCATTTTGCGCACAAGATTCAAGTCGAGTGCAGCGGAGAGACCTATCTTCATCGTCTGGCAAAGCAAGTTTTTGTTGAGACTTATCAGAACTGTTTAGTTCACGAGACTCCGTTTGAAATCGTTTTGCCCGTTGATCGACGATGTGCGAAATACGCGCCGCTGATCAACAAGCATTGCAGTCTAGGTACAGCGGACAAGGCATTCGACCTTACAAACTACTATCGCGAAGTTCGGGTCGAAGCGCGAGATGGCTCGTTTGTTCCCGACGTAACTCTAGTCAGCCAAAAAAATCCGAACGACAAAATCTATGTAGAAATAGCGGTTACGCATTTTCTGTCCGAAGAAAAAGCCGCGTCATCAAACCGGATTATTGAAATCCCAGTCGAAAATGAATCGCATGTCGAACATATTCGCACAGCCAAGTTGACGACGAAGGTGGCATCGTTCCAAGGCTTCGCAGTGTCTACTGATCGCGTCCACGATGACGATTGCAAATGCGACGGTGAGAACTACTATGTATTTACGGCCTATCTATCCGGCAAAGCTATTCTGCGATTGATGACGCTACGCAGCTTGTTTTCCGAGGTGCGGAAAGATTCAGAGAAAATCGTTTATACGAATATCTCAAAGGCATCAGACAGATGGCAGGAGGACTTGGACTGGGACGGTCGGCGCTCGAAAGGTCGACCAGATCAATCGTCTTGGGATGCAGAGGACCGGGGTGGGCGATTCGTTCAAGAAGTGAAATTGGCAGCCGCGCGTGGAACCTCCGTACGCAACTGTTTTTTGTGTAAATACCACGGAACCAGCTACGACTTATCGCCTGGCGGCGGAATTTTCTGCAAAACATTCAAGAAGCGGTGCAACTCAAATGAAGCTGCCAGCTGCGAAAGGTTCAGGCGAGCCGAATAG
- the asd gene encoding aspartate-semialdehyde dehydrogenase: MSQPALQPVPRVGLVGWRGMVGSVLMQRMSEERDFDAIETTFFSTSTAGKPAPKITGCKVFDPILRDGNDVNALKTMDIIITCQGGDYTKAIYKPLREAGWKGHWIDASKILRMDDDAIIILDPINMPVIKTALSKGISNWIGGNCTVSCMLMGVGALYKAGLVEWMQTSTYQAASGGGAPNMRELLVQYGALYAEVKDLLDDPASAILEIDRKVTAKQRAFTPEETTNFRGIPLGGNLIPWIDADRGDGTSLEEWKGGAETNKIMGLGSMFGTPEIPIDSTCVRIGSMRCHSQSLTFKLKKDVPLADIEDMIKNDNPWAKFVPNERVATETQLTAKNVAGTMNIPVGRVRKLAMGPEYLGTFTIGDQLLWGAAEPLRRMLRIIQGDIA, from the coding sequence ATGTCCCAGCCTGCCCTGCAACCCGTGCCGCGCGTCGGTCTCGTTGGTTGGCGAGGAATGGTCGGCTCCGTCCTCATGCAACGCATGAGCGAAGAGCGCGACTTTGACGCCATTGAAACCACCTTTTTCAGCACTTCCACCGCCGGCAAACCGGCGCCGAAGATTACCGGCTGCAAGGTATTCGACCCGATTCTCCGGGACGGCAATGACGTCAACGCACTCAAAACCATGGACATCATCATCACCTGCCAGGGTGGTGACTACACCAAAGCCATCTACAAACCGCTGCGCGAGGCGGGCTGGAAGGGCCACTGGATTGACGCGTCGAAGATCCTGCGCATGGACGACGACGCCATCATCATCCTCGACCCGATCAACATGCCGGTCATCAAGACGGCGCTCAGCAAAGGCATCAGCAACTGGATCGGCGGCAACTGCACCGTGAGCTGCATGCTGATGGGCGTCGGCGCGCTGTACAAGGCCGGCCTTGTCGAATGGATGCAGACCTCCACCTACCAGGCCGCATCCGGCGGCGGCGCGCCCAATATGCGCGAGCTGCTGGTGCAATACGGCGCGCTCTACGCTGAGGTGAAAGACCTGCTCGACGACCCGGCCAGCGCGATCCTCGAAATCGACCGCAAGGTCACCGCCAAGCAGCGCGCCTTCACACCCGAAGAGACCACCAACTTCCGCGGCATCCCGCTCGGCGGCAATTTGATCCCCTGGATCGACGCCGACCGCGGCGACGGCACCAGCCTTGAGGAATGGAAAGGCGGCGCCGAGACCAACAAGATCATGGGCTTGGGCTCGATGTTTGGCACGCCCGAGATCCCGATCGACTCCACCTGCGTGCGCATCGGCTCGATGCGCTGCCACTCGCAATCGCTCACCTTCAAACTCAAGAAGGACGTTCCCCTCGCCGACATCGAGGACATGATCAAAAACGACAACCCGTGGGCCAAGTTCGTGCCGAACGAGCGCGTCGCCACCGAGACGCAGCTCACCGCCAAGAACGTCGCGGGCACCATGAACATCCCGGTCGGCCGCGTACGCAAACTCGCGATGGGCCCGGAATACCTCGGCACCTTCACCATTGGCGACCAGCTGCTGTGGGGCGCCGCCGAGCCGCTGCGGCGGATGCTGCGGATTATTCAGGGTGATATTGCCTGA
- the petA gene encoding ubiquinol-cytochrome c reductase iron-sulfur subunit has translation MSEPVNTSRRRTLIAATAVPGAITGAAAVAPFVATLAPSERAKAAGAPVEVDISNLKPGEKKNVEWRGKVVWVMKRTAEQLAALEKIPASQLQDPKSEKANQPAYVNGATRSISPDLVVMEGVCTHLGCSPTEKATPGELGNDWPGGFYCPCHGSKFDFAGRVFTGSPAPRNLDIPPHKIDGTKLVIGIGQDGKEA, from the coding sequence ATGAGCGAACCTGTCAACACATCCAGACGCCGCACCCTGATTGCGGCCACCGCCGTGCCCGGCGCCATCACGGGGGCCGCAGCCGTGGCTCCCTTTGTGGCGACACTTGCCCCGTCGGAGCGCGCCAAAGCCGCCGGCGCACCGGTCGAGGTCGATATCTCGAACCTGAAGCCGGGCGAGAAGAAGAACGTCGAATGGCGTGGCAAGGTCGTGTGGGTGATGAAGCGCACCGCCGAACAGCTCGCGGCGCTGGAAAAAATCCCCGCCTCGCAATTGCAGGACCCGAAATCGGAGAAGGCCAACCAGCCGGCCTATGTGAATGGCGCCACCCGCTCCATCTCGCCCGATCTGGTGGTGATGGAAGGCGTCTGCACCCATCTCGGATGCTCGCCGACCGAGAAGGCAACGCCGGGCGAATTGGGCAATGACTGGCCGGGTGGCTTCTACTGCCCCTGCCACGGCTCCAAGTTCGACTTCGCCGGTCGCGTGTTCACCGGTTCGCCGGCGCCGCGCAACCTCGACATTCCGCCGCACAAGATTGACGGCACCAAGCTCGTCATTGGCATCGGCCAAGACGGTAAGGAGGCGTAA
- a CDS encoding cytochrome b gives MAGTPSNHPSMFKNPVLNWVNDRFPLTALIKTSASEYYAPKNFNFWYYFGSLALLVLVLQIVTGIFLTMNYKPDAAYAFGSVEYIMRDVDYGWLVRYMHSTGASAFFVVVYLHMCRGLMYGSYRKPRELTWIFGMLIYLALMAEAFFGYLLPWGQMSFWGAQVIVNIFSAIPFIGPDLAVWIRGDYAIGDATLNRFFAFHVIALPLVLLGLVVAHLIALHETGSNNPDGVEINEGPKGNRWSKDAPADGIPFHPYYTVKDILGVVVFLMIFTAVVFFMPEMGGYFLEYNNFIPADPLKTPPHIAPVWYFTPYYSILRAVPPLFGSQFPGVIAMGLSVMIFFALPWLDRGAVKSIRYRGTLYKSYFAMFLVCFVLLGYLGVNSTDVWGQFGDWSSMLDTKDRATWVARVCTVGYFAFFFLMPWYTKADKTKPVPARVTSH, from the coding sequence ATGGCTGGTACTCCTAGCAATCACCCCTCGATGTTCAAGAACCCGGTGCTGAACTGGGTTAATGACCGTTTCCCGCTGACCGCGCTGATCAAGACCTCGGCCAGCGAATACTACGCACCGAAGAACTTCAACTTCTGGTACTACTTCGGCTCGCTGGCGCTGCTGGTGCTGGTGCTGCAGATCGTCACCGGTATCTTCCTGACCATGAACTACAAGCCGGATGCGGCTTACGCGTTCGGGTCGGTCGAGTACATCATGCGCGACGTCGACTACGGTTGGCTCGTTCGCTACATGCACTCCACCGGCGCCTCGGCGTTCTTTGTGGTGGTCTACCTGCACATGTGCCGCGGCCTGATGTATGGCAGCTACCGCAAGCCGCGCGAGCTGACCTGGATCTTCGGCATGCTGATCTACCTGGCGCTGATGGCCGAAGCCTTCTTCGGTTATCTGCTGCCGTGGGGCCAGATGTCGTTCTGGGGCGCCCAGGTGATCGTCAACATCTTCTCGGCGATTCCGTTCATCGGGCCGGATCTCGCGGTCTGGATCCGCGGCGACTACGCCATTGGCGACGCCACGCTGAACCGCTTCTTCGCGTTCCATGTGATCGCGCTGCCGTTGGTGCTGCTGGGTCTGGTCGTGGCGCACTTGATCGCATTGCACGAAACCGGCTCCAACAATCCCGACGGCGTTGAAATCAACGAAGGCCCGAAGGGCAATCGCTGGTCGAAAGACGCACCGGCCGATGGCATTCCGTTCCATCCGTACTACACCGTCAAGGACATCCTCGGCGTAGTCGTCTTCCTGATGATCTTCACCGCCGTGGTGTTCTTCATGCCGGAAATGGGCGGCTACTTCCTCGAATACAACAACTTCATCCCGGCCGATCCGCTGAAGACCCCGCCGCACATCGCGCCGGTCTGGTACTTCACGCCGTATTACTCGATCCTGCGTGCGGTACCGCCGCTGTTCGGCTCGCAGTTCCCGGGCGTGATCGCGATGGGCCTGTCGGTGATGATCTTCTTTGCGCTGCCGTGGCTTGATCGTGGCGCCGTGAAGTCCATCCGCTACCGTGGCACGCTCTACAAGAGCTACTTCGCGATGTTCCTGGTCTGCTTCGTGCTGCTCGGGTACCTTGGCGTCAACTCTACCGACGTCTGGGGACAGTTCGGCGACTGGTCGAGCATGCTCGATACCAAGGATCGCGCGACCTGGGTGGCTCGTGTCTGCACCGTCGGCTACTTTGCCTTCTTCTTCCTGATGCCCTGGTACACCAAGGCCGACAAGACCAAGCCGGTACCGGCTCGCGTCACTTCGCACTAG
- a CDS encoding cytochrome c1: MKLRTFLATLALVVAPTVALASGGPEIKYVGVTAERTDIASLQRGARLFVNYCVNCHSAQYMRYNRLKDLNLTEDQIKQNLMFTTDKIGDTMKAAIKPNDAKEWFGAVPPDLSVMARSYTTEKLAGYLRSFYADDNRETGWNNLVSPNIGMPHVLNELSGPQKLVETVFTADGKEIKTDHDAEARAKAAFVAANTMAAFEHHSEKKDGKTVNHYVVKTIASAGPGAMTAQQYDAAVADLVNFMDYVAEPHKAKRIQIGIIALFLLGFLLAAAYALKKEYWSDVH, from the coding sequence ATGAAACTGAGAACATTTCTCGCTACGCTCGCGCTGGTCGTCGCTCCGACCGTGGCGCTGGCCTCGGGTGGCCCCGAGATCAAGTACGTAGGTGTCACTGCCGAACGTACCGACATCGCCTCGTTGCAGCGCGGTGCCCGGCTGTTCGTCAACTACTGTGTCAACTGCCACAGCGCGCAATACATGCGCTACAACCGCCTGAAAGACCTCAATCTCACCGAGGATCAGATCAAGCAAAACCTGATGTTCACCACCGACAAGATTGGTGACACCATGAAAGCCGCGATCAAGCCGAACGACGCCAAAGAGTGGTTTGGCGCGGTGCCGCCGGACCTGTCGGTGATGGCGCGCAGCTACACGACAGAAAAACTCGCCGGCTATCTGCGCAGCTTCTACGCCGACGACAATCGCGAAACGGGCTGGAACAATCTGGTGTCACCCAACATCGGCATGCCGCATGTGCTGAACGAGCTGTCCGGCCCGCAGAAGCTGGTTGAGACGGTGTTCACCGCCGACGGCAAGGAGATCAAGACTGATCACGACGCCGAAGCCCGCGCCAAAGCCGCGTTTGTCGCTGCCAACACGATGGCTGCCTTCGAGCATCATTCCGAGAAGAAGGATGGCAAGACGGTCAATCACTACGTGGTGAAGACCATCGCCAGCGCCGGTCCGGGCGCGATGACCGCGCAGCAATACGACGCTGCGGTGGCTGATCTGGTCAACTTCATGGATTACGTTGCCGAGCCGCACAAGGCAAAGCGCATTCAGATCGGCATCATTGCCCTGTTCCTGCTTGGCTTCCTGCTTGCCGCTGCCTACGCGCTCAAGAAGGAATACTGGAGCGATGTGCACTAG
- a CDS encoding glutathione S-transferase N-terminal domain-containing protein, translating to MMTLYSGTTDPFSHQCRIVLHEKGMDFQIIDVDLDHKPEDLAVMNPYNTVPVLVERDLILHESNIINEYIDERFPHPQLMPADPATRGRARLFLHRFHREIFVHVEELEKKAPKNADKARASIRDRLTEISVVFNKQKHMLGDDYSMLDVALAPLLWRLSHYEIELPKTAAPVLKYAERLFSRQGFIDALTPAERGMRR from the coding sequence ATGATGACCCTGTACTCCGGCACGACCGACCCCTTCAGCCACCAGTGCCGCATTGTCCTGCACGAAAAGGGCATGGACTTCCAGATCATTGACGTCGACCTCGACCACAAGCCCGAGGATCTGGCAGTGATGAATCCGTACAACACGGTGCCGGTACTGGTCGAGCGCGACCTGATCCTGCATGAGTCGAACATCATCAACGAATACATCGACGAGCGTTTTCCGCATCCGCAGCTGATGCCCGCCGATCCGGCGACGCGCGGCCGCGCACGCCTGTTCCTGCACCGCTTTCACCGCGAAATCTTCGTGCATGTCGAAGAGCTCGAAAAGAAAGCGCCGAAAAACGCTGACAAGGCACGCGCCTCGATCCGTGATCGCCTGACCGAGATTTCGGTGGTGTTCAACAAGCAGAAGCACATGCTGGGTGACGACTACTCGATGCTTGACGTTGCGCTGGCGCCGCTCTTGTGGCGCCTCTCGCACTACGAGATCGAACTGCCGAAGACGGCCGCGCCGGTGCTCAAGTACGCCGAGCGCCTGTTCAGCCGTCAGGGCTTTATCGACGCGCTGACGCCGGCCGAACGCGGCATGCGTCGTTAA
- a CDS encoding ClpXP protease specificity-enhancing factor, with product MSEQSAKPYLVRALYEWCVEQGYTPYLAVRVNSKTRVPAAFVKNGEIVLNVGPLATHQLKMDNDWVLFNARFNGASQEVAVPFAAVIGIFAKETGYGMGFQPTLDAAGTESTEAATEATTDDNGSAPAGSPSAATTPASGKGKVSHLKVVK from the coding sequence ATGAGCGAACAATCCGCCAAGCCTTACCTGGTCCGTGCACTGTACGAATGGTGCGTGGAGCAGGGCTACACGCCGTATCTTGCCGTTCGCGTGAACAGCAAGACGCGGGTGCCGGCGGCGTTCGTGAAGAACGGCGAAATCGTGCTCAATGTCGGCCCGTTGGCGACCCATCAGTTGAAGATGGACAACGACTGGGTGCTGTTCAATGCACGTTTCAATGGCGCCTCGCAAGAGGTTGCAGTTCCGTTCGCTGCGGTGATCGGCATCTTTGCTAAGGAAACCGGCTACGGCATGGGCTTCCAGCCAACACTCGACGCAGCAGGTACTGAGTCGACGGAGGCAGCGACCGAAGCCACGACGGACGACAACGGCAGCGCACCAGCCGGGAGCCCCTCCGCGGCTACGACGCCAGCGTCCGGCAAAGGCAAAGTCAGTCACCTCAAAGTCGTCAAGTAA